A stretch of DNA from Desulfosarcina ovata subsp. ovata:
CTTTCCGGGAAAAGCGTACGCCGGTCTTCAAGGGGCGATAATAAAAGACGATCCTTTCAGGAGGCACCATGACCGAATACGATTACTGGAAAATCTTTCCGCGGATGCCCGGGAAGGTAACCCTGGGCGACATTACCGTCCGAGACGGCTTTCAGCACCTTGAGAAATTCATCTCGACGCGGGCCAAGATCTTTTACGCCGAGGAGATGATTTTTGCCGGCTGTCGCAACATCGAGGTGACCAATCTGGGAAGCACCTATCTCATGCCCCAGTTCAGTGATGCCGAAGAGATCCTGGCCCACCTGCGCAGCGATCGTTTCCGCAAACGCTGCCATAAGAGAGGGGTCGATCCGGACGGGATCACCATCACCGCGGTGACCATCCGGGAGCCGGCCGTGGACCGGGCCATCGCCCTGGCCGGCAAAGGCATCGGTCCGGACCGCTGCCTGATGATGGTCTCCACCGAAGAGGAGCACCATTTCGCCAATTCCGGGCTCAGCCTGCCGGCCTACTGGAAGGAGTGTGAAAGTGCCATCCGCAAATGCCGCGACGCCGGTCTGAAGATGTGCGGCACGGTGAGCACCATTTGGGGCAGTCCCATTGCCGGGGCGACCGACCTTGCGGACGCCGTGGAATTTGCCAAGCGCTGGCTGGAAATCGGTGCCACCGATATCGAACACGCCGACCACGACGGCAGCGCCTCGGCACCGGAAGTGTACCGCTATTTTTCCATGATTCTGGACGAAATTCCTGACACCTCGGTGCATATCGCGCACTTCCATGAAACCAAGCGGGTGGCCTCGGCCTCGGTGCTGGCGGCCCTCCAGGCGGGCATCTGCCATTTCGAAGGCACCTTGGGCGGCCTGGGCGGTCAGCCGGCCAATTTTCTGGACGACTGCCCTGTGCCGGGCACCGGCGAATACTACTATGAAGATCCCCGCTATGTGGGATTGACCTGCCTCGAGGACATGCTGGTGCAGATCGATGAGATGGGCATCGAGCACGGTTACGACGTGGATCGTGTTCTCTGGCTGGGGCGGCAGATGGAGCGCACCGTGGGGCAGCGGTTGAGGAGTGAGGCCGTGATCAACGGCCGGACCCTGAAGACGGGGCATCCCCGGTTTGCCCGACCGGAACTGAAATCGCTCAAGGCCAAACTGGGCGAGGTGCCGGGCCAGAAACTGCCCGCCGACTGGGCCGCCCACGCGGTATTGCCCGAGCACCTGCGTCCCTGATTCGCTTGACCCGTCGGCCAAACCCGGGCATGATGGGCACGCGAAAGGGCAAGCGGTCTCGAGATGCCAACGAAACACCGGGATCCTTTCCCGGAGCAGGAGCATTTGCCATGCATATCGGTGACAAAAAACCCCACATCAACGTGGACTATTTTGAAGACCTGACCGGCACCATCAAGGAACACACCTGCAGCGAAGAGGGCCAGGCGGACATCGGACAACGGATCAAGGCCATTCGTGAGGCCAAGGGCATCACCCTGGAAGAGCTGTCCCACATGACCGGGTTTGACGTGGCGCTTCTGGCCAGTATCGAAAACTGCGACGTCCAGCCCCAGCTGGGAACGGCCATCAAACTCTCCAAAGCCCTGGACAGCGCCTTTGGCAGATTGGTTTCGGGGGTGGGGGAGCGGCTGTACGCCGTCACCCGCAAAGGGGAGCAGAAGATCGTTTCCCGGTCCACGTCCCAGAAAGGTCAGCGCCAGGCCTATACGTACAAGAGCCTGGCGTCGGAAGTAAAAGGCCGCCACATGGAGTCGCTGATCGTGCAGCTGGAGGAGGCGCCGGACAGTGATCGTTCCATCCATGATGGTGAAGAGTTCATTTACGTGCTGGAAGGGTCGGTCTCCCTGGATATCGGAGAAGAACATTTCGACCTCGCCCCCGGGGACAGTGCCTACTATCTGTCCACCACCCCGCACCTGATCGCCGCCACCAGCGGACAGGCCACCATCCTGGCGGTGCTTTACAGCGAATAGCCGCTGCGGTGTTCATGAACCAACGGCTATCCGGCCATTCACAATGCCCATGCGGGGCTGGCACGATCGGAGCGGGAAGGCCCCCTTCAGACCGTCATTACCCAGAATATCGACGGGTTGCAACAAGCCGCCGGCTCCCGCAACGTTTTTGAGCTGCACGGCAACACCCGCCGGATCGTCTGCCTGAAATGCGGGCAGCACCATACCATGGAAGCGGTTTATCAATGCCTTGAGACCCGGTTGCCGCCCGCGTGTCCGGATTGCGGGGGGACGTTGAAACCCGACGTGGTCTTTTTCGGCGAGTCGCTTCCCGCGGACGTGCTGATGCGTGCCATTTCAGAATCGGAGTCCTGCGACCTGTTCCTCGTGGTGGGCAGTTCCCTGGTGGTGCAGCCGGCCGCCGCCCTGCCGGTAGCCGTGCGCCGGAAAGGGGCCCGCCTGCTTGTCTTTTCATCCGTCTTCTGCATTGGGCTTTTCCACACATAGCCCCACTATGCGTAAAAAAGCCCGCCTTGAATACGAATGAAAATCCTGCGCATCCTGGTATATTCTTATCCGACAATCGCCCAAGGCATGGCGGAATGGCATCTTGAATGCGATGTATCCCCCTGCTTTTGGTGATGAGAAGCGGTTGAAGAGGCTGTTCGCTAATGGCTGGCGTCTATTTAAGCTGGCTGTCTTTGCTGCCGCGGCGGTTGATACCGGTGTCGTTGGGCTGTAATTTTTCGAGTTCGGCCTGGCAGTGGATGCACAGCCGCACGCCGGGGATGGCCTTGCGGCGGGCTTCTGGAATCTCCTCCTCGCAGTGGTCGCAAAATTCAGCGCTTTCGCCGACGGGCAGGCGGCTCCTGGCCAGCTTGACGGCGTCGCCGACGCTGGCGTCGATCTGATCCTGTACGGCCCCGTCGCGGGCCCAACCTACGGCCATTTTTCACTCCTTATTTTTGAAACCGCTCAACCACCATTGAATCATGAAGGATCGGCTGCCTTAAATCAAGTGCCAATCACAAGCCCGAGGGGGGCGACCCGCCAAGATCTCCAGGGTAACCGCATTTGGATTGATTTTTGTTTTTTCGCGGGCATGGCCCGCTCCTACGCGTGCCAATCGTTTGGTTCTACACCGTTTTCTGTAGGAGCTGGCCATGCCTGCGACCAGATTTTTCTAATCCGGGCTCTAAATGCGATCACCCTGAAAGATTTCCCCGAACCCTTGACAGCAAGGCTGATTGTGGCATGCTGACCGTTTCTTGCTAACCATTATTCAGGAGTGGATACCATGGAACTGACACCCCACCTGCACGCCTTTTTGTGGACATCCATGCAGGCCAACAACTGCAATACCTATCTGCTGCGCTCGGATGAGAAGAATATTCTTGTGGATCCGGGACACGCGGCCCATTTCGAGCACGTCGAGCGTGGGCTGCGACAGCTGAACCTGAGCGTTGCCGACATCGATCTGGTGATCTGCACCCACGCCCATCCGGATCATATCGAAGCGGTGCGCTTTTTTGTTGATACCAAGGCGCAGTTTACCCTGCATGGCGATGAATGGCAATTGATCCAGAATATGCCGCCTTACCTGAGGCGGACCCTGGCCATCGACCCGGAACAGTTTGCCCCTGATTTTTTCCTGACCGAGGGGGAATTGAATGTGGGTGATATCGCGTTGGAGATTTACCACACCCCCGGTCATTCACCCGGTGGGGTGACCCTGCGCTGGCCGGCCGAGAGGGCAATGTTCACCGGCGACCTGATTTTCAGAGACGGCCTGGGACGCACCGATCTGCCCGGCGGCAACGGCGTCCAACTCAAGGCCAGCATCCGCCGGATGGGTGAACTGACGGCCGACTGGCTGCTTTCCGGTCACGGGGAAGTGGTTACGGGCACGGATGCGGTCAGGGAGAATTTCCGGCAGGTGGAAGCCACGTGGTTTGCCTATGTATAGACCTTGCCGACCCGTATGAAATGGGATCCATCCGTGGGGCGCTTCCACGCTGGAGCGTGAAAGCGGGAAGCGACCGGGACCGTTTGGGAATGCGGATCGGCGGCGATCAGGCGCTTATGGTGTCGATGCGCTGCCGAGTCCGGGCTTGCAGGCCGGCCAGGTGTTCCCGATAGGTGGCATCCAGCAGCGGGTTGGGCACCACGGCCGATCCGCGGATGCCATGATCCCGGGCCAACCGGTCCCGCTGGGCGGTTTCGCATTCCTGTTTCAGCGTGGCTTGCTCCTGGCGGTGATCCCCGAGAATGGCTTCCATGGACGGGCACAGCGCGGGGGCCAGCTGGGCCAGGAGATCCAGCCAGGCCTGGTTATCGCCATCCGGATCGATGCGGCCGAAGATTGCTCTCAATACTGGCTGGCGGCCGGTAACGGCCAGCTCCGTTTGCAGTTCGCTGATGCGCGTTTGCAGTCGCTCAACGCTCAGTGCTCCATCAGCGAACTGCTGCAGCAGCCCCTGAAGCCGCCGGCTGAAATCCTCCTCATGCTGATGCGCTTTCTCCTCTGCGGACATGGAGAGATGCCGGGTTCGCTCCATGACCAGATCCAGTGTGCTTTTGATTTCTCCCATCGGATGTCCCCTTCCTTTATCAATAACGGCAGAATGCCTTCAATTGACATTTTGAATTTGGTCTTTGACATTCGCTTGACACTTATCCCCCGCATCCCAGCGTCGGGTCCGCCGCTGCCGCCCCCCGTCTCACCCGTTTCTTCTTTTTAATCTGGCAGAGCAGGGTTTTGTAGACCGGGAAACCGGAAATGTCGTCGTACTGCCGGTCGTCGGTCAGCTGGTTTACGTTGGCCTGCTGCCATGCCACCGGGCCCTGGGGACCGCCGCCGCCCACGGGTGCATAGACGAAACCGGCCATGATTTTCTCGGTGACAAAGGCGCGCATGGGCACCTGGCCGCGGGCAGTTTTGATCACCACCAGGTCGCCGGTCTTGATCTTACGGGCCTCGGCATCCACCGGGTTCATCTGTACCATGGGCTCGGGATACTTCTCAATGAAGCTGGGAATGGCGCGCAGGCACGACTTCATGTCCGGCTTAAAAGGGCCGGTTCCCAGGATCAATGGAAAGCGGCGCAGAAGATCGGGGCGGCTCAGCGGTGTTTCGTCGGACTCCTCGTATCTGGGAAGCCCGTCGTAACCGTACTGCTCCAGAATCCCGGCCTTGATCTCGAATTTGCCCGAGGGCGTCTCAAAGCCCGGCTGACCATCGGCCCGGAGCAGGCCTTTCTCCCATTTGCGATAGACCATCGGCGTCGATGGCAGGGCAAAGACCTTCCGGTCGGCCAGCATCAAATCGGCCAGGGAGGTGTCCGATCGGGCCAGATGATCGGCCAGCAGTTCGTCGGGGTGGCCGGGAAATTGGTCTGCGTAGCCTAAGGCCCCGGCCAGTTCGATCATGATCTGGTAGGCCGGCCGGGCCTCGCCCACCGGTTCGATCATCTGTTCGCGGTAGCGGATGGCATTGCCGTAGTAGCAGTAGGAGGCTTGCTCGAAGGCCGTGGTGGCCGGCAGCACCAGATCCGCATAGGCGGCGTCGCGGGTCAGCTGAAGGTCGATGCTGACCAGGAATTCAAGCTTTTCCAGGGCCTGCTGCCACAGGGAGGGGTTGGGCCAGGCGGTGAGCAGGGAGGCGCCCAGGACGATCAGGCCCCGGACGGGGTAGGGATCCTCGTCGATGATGGCCCGCGGCAGTAGGATGGCATGGGGCTCGCCGCCGCAGTAATGAGCGTAAACCGGGAATTTGCCGGCACCGATGGAGCACTCGAGACCGGGGGTGGCCAACTGCCGTTCGGTGGCCAGGGGCAGACTGCGGCCGCGTCCCAGGAAGCAGCGGCCGCCCTCCACGTCCAGCTGGCCGGCCAGGGCCCAGAGCACCATCACGGCCCGGATGTTCTGCACGCCGCTCTTGGTGTACTCCAGCCCGGTGTACATCACGTAGCTGGCGCCCTCGGCGTCCGCGATGCGCTCGGCCAGGTCCTCGATGGTATCCTCGCCGATGCCGGTCAGCTCGGCCACCCGCTTCGGCGGGAATTCCTGAACATATTCGGCGAACGCCTCGAAGCCCACGGTCCAGTCGTCCACAAAGGCCTTGTCGAAGAGGTCGTCGCGGATGAGGATATGGCTGAGCCCGAGGGCTAGGGCGCCGTCGGATCCGGGCCGGATGGGAAGCCACTCGCTTCCGGGAAGGTCGGCGGCGGCGGTCCGTCGCGGATCGATGACGATGATCTCTGCGCCTTCGTCGGCTGCGGTCCTGAGCTGCTCGAACAGGGCCGGCGGGGTCGAGGTGGAGGGATCGGTGCCCCAGACCACGATCAGGTCGGAATTGTCCACATCGGAGAACATGTCGATGTGCAGGCAGCCCATGGTCACCTTGGGGGCCAGCACGCCCAGGGAGGTGTAGCAGGGGGCGCCCACGCCAAAGGTGTTGGGCGATCCGAAAGGAAAGAGGATGCTGGTGGCCAGGTAAATCTCGGCGCCCTTGAGTTTGAAGGCATCCTTGAAGGCCCGCTCGTAGGAGCCGGTGCCGGCGTAAAATGCGGCTGCTTCGGGGCCATGCTGTTCCTTGATCGCCCCCAGCCGCTCGGCGATGATCCGGTAGGCCGCGTCCCAGGAGATCGGTTCAAAATCAAAGCTGCCTTTGGGGCCGACGCGCTTCATGGGCTGGCGGATGCGTTTATCGGAATAGATCACCTCTTCGACGCTGTCGGCGATGGGGCAGAGCACCTTGC
This window harbors:
- a CDS encoding pyruvate carboxyltransferase — protein: MTEYDYWKIFPRMPGKVTLGDITVRDGFQHLEKFISTRAKIFYAEEMIFAGCRNIEVTNLGSTYLMPQFSDAEEILAHLRSDRFRKRCHKRGVDPDGITITAVTIREPAVDRAIALAGKGIGPDRCLMMVSTEEEHHFANSGLSLPAYWKECESAIRKCRDAGLKMCGTVSTIWGSPIAGATDLADAVEFAKRWLEIGATDIEHADHDGSASAPEVYRYFSMILDEIPDTSVHIAHFHETKRVASASVLAALQAGICHFEGTLGGLGGQPANFLDDCPVPGTGEYYYEDPRYVGLTCLEDMLVQIDEMGIEHGYDVDRVLWLGRQMERTVGQRLRSEAVINGRTLKTGHPRFARPELKSLKAKLGEVPGQKLPADWAAHAVLPEHLRP
- a CDS encoding XRE family transcriptional regulator — translated: MHIGDKKPHINVDYFEDLTGTIKEHTCSEEGQADIGQRIKAIREAKGITLEELSHMTGFDVALLASIENCDVQPQLGTAIKLSKALDSAFGRLVSGVGERLYAVTRKGEQKIVSRSTSQKGQRQAYTYKSLASEVKGRHMESLIVQLEEAPDSDRSIHDGEEFIYVLEGSVSLDIGEEHFDLAPGDSAYYLSTTPHLIAATSGQATILAVLYSE
- a CDS encoding SIR2 family NAD-dependent protein deacylase → MHNAHAGLARSEREGPLQTVITQNIDGLQQAAGSRNVFELHGNTRRIVCLKCGQHHTMEAVYQCLETRLPPACPDCGGTLKPDVVFFGESLPADVLMRAISESESCDLFLVVGSSLVVQPAAALPVAVRRKGARLLVFSSVFCIGLFHT
- a CDS encoding DksA/TraR family C4-type zinc finger protein, whose translation is MAVGWARDGAVQDQIDASVGDAVKLARSRLPVGESAEFCDHCEEEIPEARRKAIPGVRLCIHCQAELEKLQPNDTGINRRGSKDSQLK
- a CDS encoding MBL fold metallo-hydrolase is translated as MELTPHLHAFLWTSMQANNCNTYLLRSDEKNILVDPGHAAHFEHVERGLRQLNLSVADIDLVICTHAHPDHIEAVRFFVDTKAQFTLHGDEWQLIQNMPPYLRRTLAIDPEQFAPDFFLTEGELNVGDIALEIYHTPGHSPGGVTLRWPAERAMFTGDLIFRDGLGRTDLPGGNGVQLKASIRRMGELTADWLLSGHGEVVTGTDAVRENFRQVEATWFAYV
- a CDS encoding molybdopterin-dependent oxidoreductase, whose protein sequence is MRTQHGICGLCFHSPGCGVIVHFDENGRITRLDPDPQAPMGKVLCPIADSVEEVIYSDKRIRQPMKRVGPKGSFDFEPISWDAAYRIIAERLGAIKEQHGPEAAAFYAGTGSYERAFKDAFKLKGAEIYLATSILFPFGSPNTFGVGAPCYTSLGVLAPKVTMGCLHIDMFSDVDNSDLIVVWGTDPSTSTPPALFEQLRTAADEGAEIIVIDPRRTAAADLPGSEWLPIRPGSDGALALGLSHILIRDDLFDKAFVDDWTVGFEAFAEYVQEFPPKRVAELTGIGEDTIEDLAERIADAEGASYVMYTGLEYTKSGVQNIRAVMVLWALAGQLDVEGGRCFLGRGRSLPLATERQLATPGLECSIGAGKFPVYAHYCGGEPHAILLPRAIIDEDPYPVRGLIVLGASLLTAWPNPSLWQQALEKLEFLVSIDLQLTRDAAYADLVLPATTAFEQASYCYYGNAIRYREQMIEPVGEARPAYQIMIELAGALGYADQFPGHPDELLADHLARSDTSLADLMLADRKVFALPSTPMVYRKWEKGLLRADGQPGFETPSGKFEIKAGILEQYGYDGLPRYEESDETPLSRPDLLRRFPLILGTGPFKPDMKSCLRAIPSFIEKYPEPMVQMNPVDAEARKIKTGDLVVIKTARGQVPMRAFVTEKIMAGFVYAPVGGGGPQGPVAWQQANVNQLTDDRQYDDISGFPVYKTLLCQIKKKKRVRRGAAAADPTLGCGG